The Candidatus Binatia bacterium genome includes the window CGATCGACGAGGGCGCCGGTGCGGCGGCCGGCGCTGCGAGCGCCGAGGCGGGCGCGGACGCCGCTGCGAGCGGCGAGACCGCGGCGCCGACGGCGGAGGCCGGCGCCGACGCCGGAGCGGCGGCCGAGGGCAGCGCGGCGGACGCTGGCGCTGCGGCTGCCGGCGCGGAGGCGGGCACTGCGACGGGCGACGCGGCAGCCGATGCGGCTCCCGCGCAGGACGCGGCGCCGCAGGCCGAGGCCGGCGCCGAGGCCGAGGTGCCGGCTGCGGGCACCGCGCAGGACGGCGGTGCGTCCGCCGACGGCGCTGCCGCGCCGAGCGCGGACGCAGCGGGCGACGCGGCTCCGGCGCAGCCCTGAGCCGCGCCGAAGCTGCGCGGCGCGTCCGTCGGCGAGCGGACGAGCGATGGGTCTGGCCGACGTCCACGCGCACCTGACGCATCCGCGGCTCGCAAACGACGCCGAGGCGATCGTCGCACGCGCTCGCGCCGCGGGCGTGACGACGATCGTCGTCAACGGCCTCAACCCCGCGGACAACGAGGCGGTGCGCGCGCTCGCGCAGCGCTGCCCCGGCGTGCGGCCCGCGTTCGGCCTCTACCCGGTCGACGCCGTGCTGCGCGAGATGCGCGAGCTCGACGTCCCCTACCCGCGCGACGGCGAGGTCGCGACCGCCGAGGAAGGCGTCGCCTGGGTCCGCGAGCACGTCGATGAGGCGCTCGCGGTCGGCGAGATCGGCCTCGACGGGCACTGGGTGCCCGAGGCGCTCTGGCCGCGTCAAGAAGAAGTGTTCCGTGCGCTCGTCGCGCTCGCGCTGGAAGCCGACAAGCCGATCATCGTGCACACGCGACGACGCGAGCGTCGCTGCCTCGAGATCCTCGACGAGATGGGCGCCGAGCGCGTCAACTGGCACTGCTTCGGCGGCAAGGTCGCGCTCGCCCGGCGGATCGCGGAGCGCGGGCACTACCTGTCGATCCCGGCGAACGCGCGCCGCTCCGAGAGCTTCACGCGCATGCTCGAGACGCTGCCGCGCGACCGGGTGCTGCTCGAGACGGACTGCCCGTACCTCTCGCCCGACCGCGAGCGCGCGAGCGAGCCCGCCGACGTCGCCGGGACCGCGGCCTTCGCGGCGGAGCTCTGGGGCGTCTCGCTGGACGAGGTGGCGGCGCGCGTCGCGGAGAACTTCGCGCGCCTGTTCCGCGTCGAGCCCTGAGCGTTGGTTGACGGCATCCGCGGCGCGCGGAGATCGTCCGCGGCGCGCGCGGATCATCCGCGGCGGGCGTCGATCAGCCGCCGCCAGTCGCCCTCCCCCACCTCGCGTCGCTGGCGCTCGACGAACTTCCACGCCCCGTCCTCGCGACGCAGCCGCCAGCGATTGACGCCCAGCGTGTGGACGCGCCACTCGCCGCCGCGCCGGACGTGCACGCACGCGTAGCCCCAGGCGGTCGCGTGGTCGCCGTCGACGTCGAGGTCGACGACGACGTTCGAGTACGCGTGCTGGCTGCCCTCGCGGATCGCGTCGAGGTGCTCGGCGCGCGTGAAGCGCCGCTCGATCTCCGCGAGCCCGCGCGAGGTCCCGAGCTTGCCCGCCTCCATCTCGATGTCCTCGCTGAAGACGCTCGCCCAGTCCGGCGGCTCGCCGCAGTCGACCTCGTAGGCGTAGCGCGCGATCAGCTCGCGGATCGCCTCCCGGTCCTCGAGCGCGCGGAGCCGTCGCTCCAGATCTTCGATGGTCGCCACTGTCCCGCCCTCCTGCCGTGCGCGGCCTCTTTGCCGGGGCATGCTTGCCCGGATCGGCCGCACGGCGCGAGCCTCGGGAGGGACGGCTGGCCGGATCGAATCGGACCGCCTTGAGACCCACGCGGGCGGTATGTAAAGGATGGCAACGCCCGGGGTCCCCTCCGTGGGCGGTCACCTGTGCGAGGGTGGCGGAATGGCAGACGCGCTAGTTTGAGGGGCTAGTGGGGTAACACCCGTGGGGGTTCAAGTCCCCCTCCTCGCACTCTTCAAGACCGCCGGCTCGACCGAGCACCCCGCATCTGGTCGGCGTCATGAGCTGCCGCGGACGCACTCGATCCACTTGACGCGACCGCCGCGCGCGCAAGCAACGTGCGCGAGGAAGTTCAGCTCGCGCTACGATATCCAGGGCGGCGGCCCGTACGGCGGCGGAGCCGACCAGTAACCACCCGGCCAATAGTAGTACCCCGGCGGCGGAGGCGGTGGGGGCGGCGGTGGCGGGCGACGGGGCCTGCGCGGCACCTCGTTGCCGCTCGCGTGCATGCACTGCGCGTACGCGATGTCGTACTGGCGCTGCACGGACCACGCGGCGGCCTGGCCCCGCGCCGCGCCGACGCTCGTGCCGCCGAGCAGGCCTGCTCCGGCGCCCGCGGCGGCGCCGATGGCGGGGTTGCCGGCCGCGGCGCCGAGCGCGGCGCCGGCTGCGCCGCCGAGGAGCGTGCCGAGCGCGGCGCCGCTCACGGTCGAATCGCTGGCCGCTCGATCGGGTGACACCCCGATGCGCGACTCGGCCCAGGAGCGGCAGCGGAGATCGTCGTCGTCGAACTCCGCGAGGCTCTTGCCGCGGCCGGGGTACACCATGACCTGCGGCGCGGCGGGGAGCGGCGTGCACCCCGCGAGCAGAGCGCTCGTCAGCAGCAGCGCACCGAGCGGCCGCAGCCACACCCGCAGCGAGCTCGGCGCGCACCACGTGCGCGCCCGTCGCGCATTCTCCGTCCACCGCGCCGACAGCGAAGCCATCGCCGCGTGCAACACCCGCCACACGCGGAGGTTGCGCCCGCCCGTCGCGACCGACGCGCGCCGCGAGCGCACCCCGGCCGCCGCCGTCCGCTAGTGACCGCCCTCGCCTTGCGGCTTCGCCTCGGGACGTGGGGCCTCTTCGGGGCGCAGCGCGTCTTCCGAACGCTGCGGCGCCGGCGACGTCAGCGCTGACGACGCTGTCGCTGCACCCGGAGCCTTCGAGGGCGCCGCCGCATCGGCAACCACCGCCGACGCGGGCGCCGCGTCACCACCCTCCTTCGCGATGTCGTCGCCCACCTTCGCGGGGTCGCCACCCTCCTGCGCGGCGCGCTGCCAGACCTCGGGCGGCTCCCAGCGCGGATTCAGAACCGGCATGCCATCCGGCCCCAGCAGGTACTTCGGCGTCCAGTACGCGCGCACCGAGGAGCCGGACGGCTCCTTGGCGAGCATTTCCTCCATCTTGCGCCGCTCCTCGCGACCGCGCTCGGTCTCGCGCGCGTTCACCTTCGCCGCGATCTCGACGGGCGCGAAGTACCAGTTGACGATGTCGCGAGCGCGGTAGCGCTCGATCGGCGCGTAGCCGCGCTCCTTGAACCAGGGGATCGAGAGCTCGCCGTCGTCCTCGATGCAGACGAGCTCCGGCTTCCAGCGCTGCACGTCGAAGCCGGCGAGAACCTTTGCTTGATGCCCCTCGACGTCGATCGACACGAAGTCGACCTTCGTCACGCCGAAGCGCTCGAGCAGGTCGTCGAGCGTGATGCTCGGTACCTCGATCTCGTCGACCAGCGGCATGGTCGCCGCGACCTCGGCCTCGGCCGTCGACAGCCCCCACACCGGCACCTTGTAGAACCGCTCCTCGGTGTCGGAGTGGTCGCTCACCAAGAAGTTGAGGAACGTGCTGTTCGGGCGCCGCCGCGCCCAGTTGTCCGCGAAGTCCGGCAAGCCGTCGATGCCGATGCCGGTCCAGCCGAGGTGCTTCTCGAGGTAGTACGTGTTGCTGTTCTTGATCGGCCAAGCGC containing:
- a CDS encoding FkbM family methyltransferase, with protein sequence MLLVSAASVRAADAPVAADAPTVDILWTETKRYSYGSEELIIRDFFQDRRGGFFVDVGCAWPIKNSNTYYLEKHLGWTGIGIDGLPDFADNWARRRPNSTFLNFLVSDHSDTEERFYKVPVWGLSTAEAEVAATMPLVDEIEVPSITLDDLLERFGVTKVDFVSIDVEGHQAKVLAGFDVQRWKPELVCIEDDGELSIPWFKERGYAPIERYRARDIVNWYFAPVEIAAKVNARETERGREERRKMEEMLAKEPSGSSVRAYWTPKYLLGPDGMPVLNPRWEPPEVWQRAAQEGGDPAKVGDDIAKEGGDAAPASAVVADAAAPSKAPGAATASSALTSPAPQRSEDALRPEEAPRPEAKPQGEGGH
- the secG gene encoding preprotein translocase subunit SecG; translation: MSIVVTILHVLACFVLIVVVLLQTGKGADIGAVFGGSSQTIFGSSGAGNLLTRLTTWTAIVFMLTSLFLTWNSTRHLTASIADTLPAEPPPLEAPLDGTTIDEGAGAAAGAASAEAGADAAASGETAAPTAEAGADAGAAAEGSAADAGAAAAGAEAGTATGDAAADAAPAQDAAPQAEAGAEAEVPAAGTAQDGGASADGAAAPSADAAGDAAPAQP
- a CDS encoding glycine zipper family protein; the encoded protein is MWLRPLGALLLTSALLAGCTPLPAAPQVMVYPGRGKSLAEFDDDDLRCRSWAESRIGVSPDRAASDSTVSGAALGTLLGGAAGAALGAAAGNPAIGAAAGAGAGLLGGTSVGAARGQAAAWSVQRQYDIAYAQCMHASGNEVPRRPRRPPPPPPPPPPPGYYYWPGGYWSAPPPYGPPPWIS
- a CDS encoding TatD family hydrolase, whose amino-acid sequence is MGLADVHAHLTHPRLANDAEAIVARARAAGVTTIVVNGLNPADNEAVRALAQRCPGVRPAFGLYPVDAVLREMRELDVPYPRDGEVATAEEGVAWVREHVDEALAVGEIGLDGHWVPEALWPRQEEVFRALVALALEADKPIIVHTRRRERRCLEILDEMGAERVNWHCFGGKVALARRIAERGHYLSIPANARRSESFTRMLETLPRDRVLLETDCPYLSPDRERASEPADVAGTAAFAAELWGVSLDEVAARVAENFARLFRVEP
- a CDS encoding nuclear transport factor 2 family protein; translation: MATIEDLERRLRALEDREAIRELIARYAYEVDCGEPPDWASVFSEDIEMEAGKLGTSRGLAEIERRFTRAEHLDAIREGSQHAYSNVVVDLDVDGDHATAWGYACVHVRRGGEWRVHTLGVNRWRLRREDGAWKFVERQRREVGEGDWRRLIDARRG